The genomic window CTGTTGGCCCAGGGCGCCGAGCCCCTGCTGTTCCTCGACTATTACGCGACCGGCCGGCTTGAGATCGACGCCGCGCGCCGCGTGGTCGCCGGCATCGCCGAGGGCTGTCGCCAGGCCGGAGCCGCCCTGGTCGGCGGCGAGACCGCCGAAATGCCGGGCATGTACACCGAGGGCGACTATGACCTGGCCGGCTTCAGCCTGGGCGCCGTCGAGCGCGGCCACGCCCTGCCCTATCTGGATCGCCAGGCGGCCGGCGACGTCATCATCGGCCTGGCCTCCACCGGCCCGCACTCCAACGGCTATTCGCTGGTGCGCAAGGTGGTCGAGAAGTCCGGTCTGGCTTGGGGCGACGACGCCCCCTTCGCCAAGGACCGTTCGCTGGCCCAGGCCCTGATGGAGCCGACCCGCATCTATGTGAAGCCGGTGCTGCCGATCATGAAGGCGGGCCTGGTCAAGGGCGCGGCCCACATCACCGGCGGCGGCCTGATCGAAAACCCACCCCGCTGCATCGCCGAGGGTCTGCAGGCCCGCTTCGACTGGAACGCTTGGCCCATGCCGGCCGTCTTCCAGTGGCTGGCGGAGACCGGCGGCATCAGCGACCACGAGATGCGCCGCACCTTCAACTGCGGCGTCGGCTTCATCCTGATCGTCTCGCCCGAGAACGCCCAGCCCGTGCTGGCGGCCCTTCTCAACGCCGGCGAAGTCGCCTTCGTCTGCGGACAACTGGAAGCGGCCTGATCTCGTGAAAACGCGCGTCGCCGTCCTGATCTCGGGGGCGGGCTCCAACATGGCGGCGCTGATCGACGCCGGTCAGGCGCCGGACAGCGGCTATGAGGTCGTGCTGGTGCTGTCGAACATCGAGGGCGCGGGCGGTCTGGCGATTGCGGCGGCCAAGGGCGTGGCGACGGCGACCGTGGCGCATAAATCGTTCGACAAGGACCGTGAGGCGCATGAGCGGGCGGTGGACGCCGTCCTGCGCGACGCGGGCGTCGAGGTCGTGGCTCTGGCCGGCTATATGCGCGTGCTTACGCCTTGGCTCGTCGGAGGCTGGCGCGAGCGGATGCTGAACATCCACCCCAGCCTGCTGCCCCTTTATCCGGGCCTAGACACCCACGCCCGCGCCATCGCCGCCGGCGACGCCGAGGCCGGCTGCACGGTCCATCTGGTGACCGAGGGCGTGGATGAGGGCCCGATCCTGGGCCAGGCGCGCGTACCGATCGTCGCGGGCGACACGGCCGAGGCCCTGGCCGAACGGGTCAAGACGGCGGAGCATCACCTTTACCCGCAGGTGCTGGGCGACTTCTGCCGAGACGTGCCCCGCCGTTAGCGGCGCGAAGATTACAAAAACGTCATGCGACAGACCGCCGCACCGGCGCAATGGTGCGCCCGACCTCAATCGGGACCCTATCTATCCATGACTCGCATTCGTCTGATGGCCGCCTGCTCGGCCTGTATCGTCGTCGCTCTCACCGGCGGCGCGGCCTCGGCCCAGGACGCTTCGGCCCAGAACGCTTCGGACCAGCATTCGCACGGCATGGCCGGCGCGGCCCATAGCCCCTTCGGCGCCTGGGGCTTCGATCTGGCCGGTCGCAACACCTCGGTTAAGCCCGGCGACGACTTCAACGAATACGCCAACGGAACCTATCTGCGCACGACCGAGATTCCGGCCGACAAGTCGCGCTTCGGCCCGTTCGACGTCCTGTATGAGAACGCCCAGTCCCAGCTGAAATCGATCATCGAGACCAGCGCCGCCAATCCCGCCAACGAGAACGCCCGCAAGGTCGGCGCCCTGTATGCCAGCTTCATGGACGAGGCGAAGATCGAGCAGTTGGGCGCGACGCCGCTGGCCGCCGACCTGGCCGCCGTCAAGGCGGTCACCGACCACGCCGGCATGGCGCGCCTGATGGGCGAGAGCCATTCGGGCTTCGGCGGCTCCCTGTTCGGCATCGACGTGTTCGAGGATTTAAAGAACCCCAATCTGAACTCGGCCTATCTGGGTCAGGGATCGCTGGGGCTGCCGGACCGCGACTACTATCTGAAGCCCGACTTCGCCGCCCAGCGCGAGGCCTATCTGGCCTATCTGACGACGACCTTGACCGCCATCGGCTGGGCCGATCCGGCCAAGACCGCCGCCGACATCCTCGCCTTCGAAACCAAGGTCGCCGACAAGCAGTGGACGACGGTCGAGCGTCGCCAGATCGACAAGCTGTACAATCCGGCCAAGGCCTCGGACCTGGCGACCCTGGCTCCCGGCTTCGACTGGGCCGGCTTCCTGGCCGGCGCCCAGGTGTCGGACGTCGACACCTTGGTGCTGATGGAAAACACCGCCATCCCCGCCATCGCCCAGGTGTTCGCCGACACCCCGATCGAGACGCTGAAGGCTTGGCAGGCGTTCAACGTCGTCGATCAGGCCAGCCCCTATCTGTCAAAGGCCTTCGTCGACGCCCGCTTCGACTTCCGCGGCAAGACGCTGCGCGGTCAGCCTGAAAACCGTCCCCGCTGGAACCGGGGCGTGGCTCTGGTCGACGGTCAGCTGGGCGAGGTCCTGGCCCAGGAATACGTCCGCCTGCATTTCCCCGCCTCGTCCAAGGCCCAGATGGAAGCGCTGGTCGGCAACATCCGCGACGCCATGACCGAGCGGCTGAAGACCCTGGACTGGATGAGCGAGCCGACGCGCGAGCAGGCCCTGTACAAGATGTCCAAGTTCGGGGTGAAGATCGGCTATCCCGACAAGTGGCGCTCGTATGACGGGCTGGAGCTGAAGGCCGACGACCTGTACGGCAACGTCGAGCGCTCATCGGCCTTCGAATGGGCCTACAAGCGCGGCAAGATCGGCAAGCCGGTCGATCCGCTGGAATGGGGCATGACCCCTCAGACGGTGAACGCCTACTACAACCCGCCGCGCAACGAGATCGTCTTCCCGGCCGCCATCCTGCAGGCGCCCTTCTTCGATCCGAACGCGGACCCGGCCGTCAACTACGGCGGCATCGGCGCGGTCATCGGCCACGAGATCACCCACGGCTTCGACGATCAGGGCCGCAAGTCGGACGGCGACGGCGTGCTGCGCGACTGGTGGACGCCGGAAGACGCCGCCCGCTTCGAGGCGCGCGCCAAGGTGCTGGGCGACATCTACGACAAGCTGGAGCCGATCCCCGGCGTGCACGTCAACGGCGACCTGACGATGGGCGAGAACATCGCCGACTTGGGCGGGCTGCTGCTGGCCCTGGACGCCTATCACAAGTCTCTGAACGGCCAGCCGGCGCCGGTCATCGACGGGCTGACGGGCGATCAGCGCGTCTTCCTGGGCTGGGCGCAGGTCTGGCGCGAGAAGTCGCGCGAGGCGGCGCTAACGGAGCAGTTGACCACGGACCCGCACTCGCCCGGCCCGGTGCGCGCCGCGACCTCGCCGCGCAACATCGACGCCTGGTATGCGGCCTTCGGCGTCTCACCGGACCAGAAGGAATATATCGCGCCCGAGGCCCGCGCCCGCATCTGGTAAAGGCGCCAGAGGTCAGACGTAGAAAAGGCCCGGAGCGACGCTCCGGGCCTTTTTGCCATCCGGGCTTTCGCCCGAAAGACCTAGACGGATTTAGCGGGGCTTGGTCGCCGCGCCGGCGACGGCGCCGATGGCGGCGCCGGCCACGGTCGAACCAGTGTTGCCGCCGATGACCTGACCGGCGACGGCGCCGCCCAGGGCGCCGGTGGCGGCGCGTTGTTCCATCGTTTGGCCGCAGGCGGCCAGCAGGGCCACGACGCCGATGACGGGGGCCAGTTTGATCATGGTCTTCATGGGTCTTCTCCGGGAGACGAACGAGATAATGACCACCAAACGACAAGGCCCGCGTCCGGTTCCGGGCGCGGGCCTATATAGTCACGCTATGCGAGAGGCTTCGCTCTCGCATCGCTTTGTTTCGGCGCTACGCTCGGGACGCGGTTCCTCGCGAGCTTGAGCGCTTAGCCGACGATCTGGTCGTCGGTGAAGAACTGGGCGATCTCGATCTTGGCGTTGTCCTGGCTGTCCGAACCGTGGACCGAGTTTTCACCGATCGACAGGGCGAACTGCTTACGGATTGTGCCCTCGGCGGCCTGTTCCGGGTTGGTGGCGCCCATGACTTCACGATAGGCGGCGACGGCGTTGTCGCCTTCCAGCACCTGAACGACGACCGGCTCTGCCGTCATCTGCTCAACCAGCTCGCCGTAGAACGGGCGCTCGGCGTGCACTTCGTAGAATTTCTTGGCTTGTTCGGTCGTCAG from Brevundimonas fontaquae includes these protein-coding regions:
- a CDS encoding M13 family metallopeptidase; amino-acid sequence: MTRIRLMAACSACIVVALTGGAASAQDASAQNASDQHSHGMAGAAHSPFGAWGFDLAGRNTSVKPGDDFNEYANGTYLRTTEIPADKSRFGPFDVLYENAQSQLKSIIETSAANPANENARKVGALYASFMDEAKIEQLGATPLAADLAAVKAVTDHAGMARLMGESHSGFGGSLFGIDVFEDLKNPNLNSAYLGQGSLGLPDRDYYLKPDFAAQREAYLAYLTTTLTAIGWADPAKTAADILAFETKVADKQWTTVERRQIDKLYNPAKASDLATLAPGFDWAGFLAGAQVSDVDTLVLMENTAIPAIAQVFADTPIETLKAWQAFNVVDQASPYLSKAFVDARFDFRGKTLRGQPENRPRWNRGVALVDGQLGEVLAQEYVRLHFPASSKAQMEALVGNIRDAMTERLKTLDWMSEPTREQALYKMSKFGVKIGYPDKWRSYDGLELKADDLYGNVERSSAFEWAYKRGKIGKPVDPLEWGMTPQTVNAYYNPPRNEIVFPAAILQAPFFDPNADPAVNYGGIGAVIGHEITHGFDDQGRKSDGDGVLRDWWTPEDAARFEARAKVLGDIYDKLEPIPGVHVNGDLTMGENIADLGGLLLALDAYHKSLNGQPAPVIDGLTGDQRVFLGWAQVWREKSREAALTEQLTTDPHSPGPVRAATSPRNIDAWYAAFGVSPDQKEYIAPEARARIW
- the purM gene encoding phosphoribosylformylglycinamidine cyclo-ligase, translated to MSDTQKPLENGLTYADAGVDIDAGEMLVEHIKPLAKSTARPGSEPSLGGFGALFDLKAAGFQDPLIVTTTDGVGTKLKIAIETGRHDGVGVDLVAMCVNDLLAQGAEPLLFLDYYATGRLEIDAARRVVAGIAEGCRQAGAALVGGETAEMPGMYTEGDYDLAGFSLGAVERGHALPYLDRQAAGDVIIGLASTGPHSNGYSLVRKVVEKSGLAWGDDAPFAKDRSLAQALMEPTRIYVKPVLPIMKAGLVKGAAHITGGGLIENPPRCIAEGLQARFDWNAWPMPAVFQWLAETGGISDHEMRRTFNCGVGFILIVSPENAQPVLAALLNAGEVAFVCGQLEAA
- the ndk gene encoding nucleoside-diphosphate kinase translates to MAERTFSIIKPDATRRNLTGAINAVIEGAGLRIVAQRRVKLTTEQAKKFYEVHAERPFYGELVEQMTAEPVVVQVLEGDNAVAAYREVMGATNPEQAAEGTIRKQFALSIGENSVHGSDSQDNAKIEIAQFFTDDQIVG
- the purN gene encoding phosphoribosylglycinamide formyltransferase, with product MAALIDAGQAPDSGYEVVLVLSNIEGAGGLAIAAAKGVATATVAHKSFDKDREAHERAVDAVLRDAGVEVVALAGYMRVLTPWLVGGWRERMLNIHPSLLPLYPGLDTHARAIAAGDAEAGCTVHLVTEGVDEGPILGQARVPIVAGDTAEALAERVKTAEHHLYPQVLGDFCRDVPRR
- a CDS encoding YMGG-like glycine zipper-containing protein, whose amino-acid sequence is MKTMIKLAPVIGVVALLAACGQTMEQRAATGALGGAVAGQVIGGNTGSTVAGAAIGAVAGAATKPR